The Helicobacter sp. 'house sparrow 1' genome includes the window CTTTTGACATTTCTATTTTGGCCTAAGTATAGTGGGAATGACATTTTGCCAAATATTCAAAAAAGTCTAGATATTCTTTATGATCTTTATGATTTTATTATGAAAGATATAATGGTTTTGCAGAATCATCACCAAAACTTTTATGAAAAACAGAAGCAATTTTTTGATTGCTATAATACTTTGGATCTAGCTATTAGAGAAGCTAAAAAAGAAAAAAACATCATTAGTGATTTAAGATCTGCAAGAGATAGTTTAAAGTTTCTGGATTTTTTAAATCAAGAAGCACTAAAGATTTTTTATTTTTTAATGGAATTGGATCCAAAAATATTACAGGATCAAAAAGAGCTTTATCTTAATGATTTGAATTTGATAAAAACGCGATATGAGATGATGAATAGGGCTCTACAAGGGAGTTCTTTTTATTTTAAAAAAGAAAAGGATGATAGATTCTTGTCACAAGACAATGTATTTTCTGAAATTACAAATTCATCTTTTGAGGTACAAAATCAGCTTTTTGTAAGCTTGCAAGCAAATGTAAAAATAGGAGAGTAGAGGCAATGAAACAATTAGATAAAGAAAAGAAGATTGCACTGTTTATAGATTGTGAAAATATACCGTGCAAATGGATTGATAATATTTTTGAAAGTTTGTTGGATATAGGAGATGTTTGCATCAAAAAAGCCTATGGAGATTGGAGAAATAGATCCTTAAAATCTTGGGATAAAGAACTTATTAGATATTCCATACAACCTGTGCATATTATTACAGGAAATCATCATAAAAGTAATAAGGGAGTTGGAAAAAACTCTTCAGATATTCAACTTGTAATTGATGTAATGAATTGTTTGTATGATGGTATTGTTGATTGCATAGCAATTGCAAGTAGTGATAGTGACTTTGCCCCTTTGGCGCAGGAGATTAGATCAAGAGGAATGCAGGCAATTGGATTTGGTGAAATAAAATCAAGGGAGGATTATCAAAATGCTTTCACAAGCTTTGAGATGTTAAAGAAGCAAAATAGCAAAGAAGATGAAGTTGAAGAATTAGAAAACAATAAGACACTTATTAGAATGCTAAAAAAAGCCATTGATGAAACTTCAAACCAAACGGGCTTATCTTTAGTTTCAGATATTGGAATTTGGATTAAAAAAAATTACTCTCAAAGTGCTAGAACCTATGGAAAAAAAACTTGGGGAGATATCTTTAAAGAGCTAAAAAAGGAATTTAGCATCCACTATGGAGACAAGAATATAATGATGGTAGAGTATAACTATTGGTAATTTAGAGATAATTTACTAAAGACATTTGGTTGATTTTGCTTGTTGAATTTAATACAGCATTGTAATTATTATTGAGGTTGGAAAATTTATTATAAGTTTCTGCAACATCAATACCGATATTTTCTGCCTTCATACTTTCAACCTGTGTTTTTAAAATTTCATTGCGTCTAATGATATTTCCAAAAGTTCTTCCGTGAGAACCATTAAGAGCAATCATTTTTTCTATGTGGTCACTTAAATGATCAAAGGTAAGAATACCATTTTGGATTCCTAGGTTTCTCATATCTGAGTTGTAAGTATCAAATGCACCAGGTCGATAGATATTCCTATCCACCGCATCAATAATTTCATCAATTTGTGCAAAAAAATTGATCTGAGGTTGATCAATAGTGATTGCATTATTGGCATTAAGAGTTAGGGATTTTTTAGCATTTTTAATACCTTTGATAGAAAAATCATCACTATCATCATTGCTAAACATGACTTTCATTTTTGTGTTTGAAGCCATTTTGTCTTGAACAACTACTTTCCCTTGTTGATCAAGATTGATATTTAATCTTGCATTAGATTTATCTAAAAGATCTTCATACGCTTCTTTTGCTTCTTGAGTG containing:
- a CDS encoding NYN domain-containing protein, which produces MKQLDKEKKIALFIDCENIPCKWIDNIFESLLDIGDVCIKKAYGDWRNRSLKSWDKELIRYSIQPVHIITGNHHKSNKGVGKNSSDIQLVIDVMNCLYDGIVDCIAIASSDSDFAPLAQEIRSRGMQAIGFGEIKSREDYQNAFTSFEMLKKQNSKEDEVEELENNKTLIRMLKKAIDETSNQTGLSLVSDIGIWIKKNYSQSARTYGKKTWGDIFKELKKEFSIHYGDKNIMMVEYNYW